Proteins encoded in a region of the Pseudomonas denitrificans (nom. rej.) genome:
- a CDS encoding AraC family transcriptional regulator yields MKSIDRLIQLAGLRGSLDLRCQLQGDWALDHEQAPGGVAQYHILLSGRCQAEMPDGQVLQLKAGDILVFPRGGAHLLRSQGPKVSPVPAQVSQDGLLPVHRIGSEGEALDILCGSFHYQRDSLLIGALPAFLNISSQELGLSEQLAALVGLLRGEADGNQAGARFLVDALSSALFTLILRVYLQEYVPTSGTLALLADKRLSRAWQAMLDDPAHEWTIEALAERASMSRATFMRLFTQVAGLSPWALLTKVRMELAYRLLSSSQLSLSDIAAQVGYQSQASFTKKFKETYGDAPGRLRRAVN; encoded by the coding sequence ATGAAATCCATCGACCGCCTGATCCAGCTCGCCGGCCTGCGCGGCAGCCTCGACCTGCGCTGCCAACTCCAGGGCGACTGGGCGCTCGACCATGAACAGGCACCGGGCGGCGTGGCGCAGTACCACATCCTGTTGTCCGGGCGTTGCCAGGCAGAAATGCCTGACGGCCAGGTCCTTCAGCTGAAAGCCGGCGACATCCTGGTCTTCCCCCGCGGTGGCGCGCACCTGCTGCGCAGCCAGGGGCCGAAGGTCAGCCCGGTGCCCGCCCAGGTCAGCCAGGACGGCCTGCTGCCGGTACACCGCATCGGCAGCGAAGGCGAGGCACTGGATATCCTCTGCGGCAGCTTCCACTACCAGCGCGACTCGCTGCTGATCGGCGCGCTGCCGGCGTTCCTCAACATCTCCAGCCAGGAGCTGGGCCTGAGCGAGCAACTGGCCGCGCTGGTCGGCCTGCTGCGCGGCGAGGCGGACGGCAACCAGGCGGGCGCGCGCTTCCTGGTCGACGCGCTGTCCTCGGCCCTCTTCACCCTGATCCTGCGGGTCTACCTGCAGGAGTACGTCCCCACCAGCGGCACCCTGGCGCTGCTCGCCGACAAACGCCTGAGCCGCGCCTGGCAGGCAATGCTCGACGACCCCGCCCACGAGTGGACCATCGAGGCGCTGGCCGAGCGCGCCAGCATGTCCCGCGCCACCTTCATGCGCCTGTTCACCCAGGTGGCCGGGCTGTCGCCCTGGGCGCTGCTGACGAAAGTGCGCATGGAACTGGCCTACCGCCTGTTGAGCAGCTCGCAGCTGAGCCTCAGCGACATCGCCGCCCAGGTCGGCTACCAGTCCCAGGCGTCCTTCACCAAGAAGTTCAAGGAAACCTACGGCGACGCCCCCGGTCGCCTGCGTCGCGCGGTGAACTAG
- a CDS encoding LysR substrate-binding domain-containing protein produces MNRQLPPLYALRAFEAAARHASFTRAAEELAITQSAVSRHIKTLEEHFACRLFQRRGRQLELTETARMLLPGLRDGFDALERACASLRAEEGVLRLKAPSTLTMRWLLARLSRFRMQHSDIEVQLTSAWMDVDRVDFVHEPFDCAVLLSSGHFPPDWEATLLFPEWLIPVGAPALLADGPWDAGRLAAAELLHPTPDRRDWRRWLQRMGLGEKVSLKGGQVFDTLELGIVAATRGYGVSIGDLVMVAEDANQGRLALPWPAAVASGESYYLVWPRARRHQERLRRLRDFLQAEVQAMQLPPVELLD; encoded by the coding sequence ATGAACCGCCAGTTGCCGCCCCTTTACGCCCTGCGCGCCTTCGAGGCGGCCGCCCGGCATGCGTCCTTCACCCGCGCCGCCGAGGAACTGGCGATCACCCAGAGCGCGGTGAGCCGGCACATCAAGACCCTGGAAGAACACTTCGCCTGCCGCCTGTTCCAGCGCCGCGGCCGCCAGCTGGAGCTGACCGAAACGGCGCGGATGCTGCTGCCCGGACTGCGCGATGGCTTCGATGCACTGGAGCGCGCCTGCGCCAGCCTGCGCGCTGAAGAAGGTGTGCTGCGCCTGAAGGCGCCCTCGACCCTGACCATGCGCTGGCTGCTGGCGCGGCTGAGCCGGTTCCGCATGCAGCACAGCGATATCGAGGTGCAACTGACCAGTGCCTGGATGGACGTGGACCGCGTGGATTTCGTCCATGAGCCTTTCGATTGCGCGGTGCTGCTCAGTTCCGGGCACTTCCCGCCGGACTGGGAGGCCACCCTGCTGTTCCCCGAATGGCTGATTCCCGTCGGTGCGCCTGCGCTGCTGGCGGACGGCCCCTGGGACGCCGGGCGGCTCGCCGCCGCCGAGCTGCTGCACCCTACGCCCGACCGCCGTGACTGGCGGCGCTGGCTGCAACGCATGGGTCTGGGGGAGAAGGTGTCACTCAAGGGCGGGCAGGTGTTCGACACGCTGGAGCTGGGGATCGTCGCCGCGACCCGTGGCTACGGGGTTTCCATCGGCGACCTGGTGATGGTCGCCGAGGATGCCAACCAGGGCCGCCTGGCGCTGCCCTGGCCCGCCGCGGTGGCCAGCGGCGAGAGTTACTACCTGGTCTGGCCCCGCGCGCGTCGGCATCAGGAGCGGCTGCGCCGGTTGCGCGACTTCCTGCAGGCCGAGGTGCAGGCCATGCAGTTGCCGCCGGTGGAGCTGCTCGACTGA
- the alr gene encoding alanine racemase yields MRPARALIDLAALRHNYRLAREVTGAQALAVVKADAYGHGAVVCARALEAEADGFAVACIEEALELREAGIRAPILLLEGFFEASELELIDAHDFWCVVHSAWQLEAIERARPSKPLTVWLKMDSGMHRVGFFPQDYAAALARLKALPHVAKVVLMSHFSRADELDCARTEEQVAAFQAVREAAGQGHEISLRNSPGILGWSDVPSDWVRPGIMLYGATPFEQAHPLADQLRPVMTLESQVISIRELPAGEPVGYGARFIADRPVRVGVVAMGYADGYPRHAPDGTPVFIDGKPSRIIGRVSMDMLTVDLTDLPSAGLGSRVELWGPNVPASQLAALCGSIPYQLFCNLKRVPRVYAGE; encoded by the coding sequence ATGCGTCCCGCCCGTGCCCTGATCGACCTCGCCGCCCTGCGCCACAACTACCGCCTGGCCCGTGAAGTGACCGGCGCTCAAGCGCTGGCAGTGGTCAAGGCCGATGCCTACGGCCATGGCGCGGTGGTCTGTGCCCGTGCGCTGGAAGCTGAAGCCGACGGCTTCGCCGTGGCCTGCATCGAGGAAGCGCTGGAACTGCGCGAAGCCGGCATCCGCGCGCCGATCCTGCTGCTCGAAGGCTTCTTCGAAGCCAGCGAGCTGGAACTGATCGACGCCCATGACTTCTGGTGCGTAGTCCACTCGGCCTGGCAGCTGGAAGCCATCGAGCGCGCCCGTCCGAGCAAGCCGCTGACCGTCTGGCTGAAGATGGACTCGGGCATGCACCGCGTCGGCTTCTTCCCGCAGGACTACGCCGCCGCGCTGGCGCGCCTGAAGGCGCTGCCGCACGTGGCCAAGGTCGTGCTGATGAGCCACTTCTCCCGCGCCGACGAGCTGGACTGCGCGCGCACCGAGGAGCAGGTCGCCGCCTTCCAGGCCGTGCGCGAAGCCGCAGGCCAGGGCCACGAGATCAGCCTGCGCAACTCTCCCGGCATCCTCGGTTGGTCCGACGTGCCCAGCGACTGGGTGCGCCCCGGCATCATGCTCTACGGCGCTACCCCCTTCGAACAGGCGCACCCGCTGGCTGACCAGCTGCGCCCGGTAATGACCCTGGAATCCCAGGTCATCAGCATCCGCGAACTGCCGGCCGGCGAGCCGGTGGGCTATGGCGCGCGCTTCATCGCCGACCGCCCGGTACGCGTCGGGGTGGTCGCCATGGGTTACGCCGACGGCTATCCGCGCCATGCGCCGGACGGCACGCCGGTGTTCATCGACGGCAAGCCCAGCCGCATCATCGGTCGCGTGTCCATGGACATGCTCACCGTGGACCTGACCGACCTGCCCAGCGCAGGCCTGGGCAGCCGCGTCGAACTCTGGGGCCCGAACGTGCCCGCCAGCCAGCTCGCTGCCCTGTGCGGCAGCATCCCCTATCAGCTGTTCTGCAACCTCAAGCGCGTCCCGCGGGTCTACGCAGGCGAGTGA
- the rclC gene encoding reactive chlorine resistance membrane protein RclC, with amino-acid sequence MTSPITQGLQALSRLDHVGANLMRVAIAVVFIWIGALKFVPYEADSITPFVANSPFMSFFYEHPEDYRAHLTHEGELDVQKRAWQTANNTYGFSKGLGVVELSIALLVLLNPLSRRLGLLGGFLSFGTPLVTLSFLITTPEAWVAALGDAQHGFPYLSGAGRLVLKDTLMLAGGLLVMADSARSLLHERA; translated from the coding sequence ATGACCTCTCCCATCACCCAGGGCCTGCAGGCGCTGAGCCGCCTCGACCACGTCGGCGCCAACCTGATGCGCGTCGCCATCGCCGTGGTGTTCATCTGGATCGGTGCGCTGAAATTCGTGCCCTACGAAGCCGACAGCATCACGCCCTTCGTCGCCAACAGCCCGTTCATGTCGTTCTTCTACGAGCACCCCGAGGACTACCGCGCGCACCTCACCCACGAGGGCGAGCTGGATGTGCAGAAGCGCGCCTGGCAGACCGCCAACAACACCTACGGATTCTCCAAGGGGCTGGGCGTGGTGGAGCTGAGCATCGCCCTGCTGGTGCTGCTCAACCCGCTGTCACGGCGCCTGGGCCTGCTGGGCGGGTTCCTGTCGTTCGGCACGCCGCTGGTGACGCTGAGCTTCCTGATCACCACGCCCGAGGCCTGGGTGGCGGCGCTGGGTGATGCGCAGCACGGCTTCCCCTACCTGTCCGGCGCGGGCCGGCTGGTGCTCAAGGACACCCTGATGCTCGCCGGCGGCCTGCTGGTGATGGCCGACTCCGCCCGCTCGCTGCTGCACGAACGCGCCTGA
- the rep gene encoding DNA helicase Rep, which translates to MSRLNPRQQEAVNYVGGPLLVLAGAGSGKTSVITRKIAYLVQQCGIRAQYIVAVTFTNKAAREMKERVSTLLRPGEGKGLTVSTFHNLGLNIIRKEHAALGYKPGFSIFDESDVKALMTDIMQKEYSGDDGLDEIKGLIGSWKNDLILPQEALEKARNPKEQTAAMVYLHYQRTLKAYNAVDFDDLILQPVKLFQEHPEILDKWRNRVRYMLVDEYQDTNASQYLLVKMLVQQRAHFTVVGDDDQSIYAWRGARPENLMQLKEDFPSLKVVMLEQNYRSTSRILKCANILIANNPHVFEKQLWSEMGEGDPIRVIRCRNEESEAERVAMEILTIHLKTQRPYSEFAILYRGNYQAKLIELKLQHHQIPYHLSGGTSFFGRQEVKDLMSYFRLLVNPDDDNAFLRVINVPRREIGSTTLEKLGNYATERGCSMFNASGELGLSEHLDARYIERLQRFKRFIDKVREQCAGSDPIGALRSMVMDIDYENWLRQNASSDKIADFRMGNVWFLIEALKNTLERDEEGDMTIEQAIAKLVLRDMLERQQEEEEGADGVQMMTLHASKGLEFPYVFILGVEEEILPHRSSIEADTIEEERRLAYVGITRAKKNLAMTFAAKRKQYGEIIDCSPSRFLDELPPEDLVWEGQEDAPQEVKVAKGNSALADIRAMLKR; encoded by the coding sequence ATGTCCCGACTCAATCCCCGGCAGCAAGAGGCCGTGAACTACGTCGGCGGCCCGCTCCTGGTGCTGGCCGGCGCCGGCTCCGGCAAGACCAGCGTGATCACCCGCAAGATCGCCTACCTGGTGCAGCAATGCGGCATCCGCGCCCAGTACATCGTCGCCGTGACCTTCACCAACAAGGCCGCCCGCGAGATGAAGGAGCGCGTCAGTACCCTGCTGCGCCCCGGCGAAGGCAAGGGCCTGACCGTCTCGACCTTCCACAACCTGGGCCTGAACATCATCCGCAAGGAACATGCGGCCCTGGGCTACAAGCCCGGCTTCTCGATCTTCGACGAGAGCGATGTGAAGGCGCTGATGACCGACATCATGCAGAAGGAATATTCCGGCGATGACGGTCTGGACGAGATCAAGGGCCTGATCGGCAGCTGGAAGAACGACCTGATCCTTCCGCAAGAGGCGCTGGAAAAGGCGCGCAACCCCAAGGAACAGACCGCTGCGATGGTCTACCTGCACTACCAGCGCACGCTCAAGGCGTACAACGCGGTGGACTTCGACGACCTCATCCTGCAGCCGGTGAAGCTGTTCCAGGAGCACCCGGAGATCCTCGACAAGTGGCGCAACCGCGTGCGCTACATGCTGGTGGACGAGTACCAGGACACCAACGCCAGCCAGTACCTGCTGGTGAAGATGCTGGTGCAGCAGCGCGCGCACTTCACCGTGGTGGGCGACGACGACCAGTCGATCTACGCCTGGCGCGGCGCGCGCCCGGAAAACCTGATGCAGCTCAAGGAAGACTTCCCCTCGCTGAAGGTGGTGATGCTGGAGCAGAACTACCGCTCCACCAGCCGCATCCTCAAATGCGCGAACATCCTCATCGCCAACAACCCCCACGTGTTCGAGAAGCAGCTGTGGAGCGAGATGGGCGAAGGCGACCCGATCCGGGTGATCCGTTGCCGCAACGAGGAGTCCGAAGCCGAGCGGGTGGCGATGGAAATCCTCACCATCCACCTGAAGACGCAGCGGCCCTACAGCGAATTCGCCATCCTCTACCGGGGTAACTATCAGGCGAAGCTGATCGAGCTGAAACTTCAGCACCACCAGATTCCCTATCACCTGTCAGGCGGCACCAGCTTCTTCGGACGCCAGGAAGTGAAGGACCTGATGTCCTATTTCCGCCTGCTGGTGAACCCGGACGATGACAACGCCTTCCTCCGGGTAATCAACGTGCCGCGCCGGGAGATCGGCTCCACCACCCTGGAGAAGCTCGGCAACTACGCCACCGAGCGCGGCTGCTCGATGTTCAACGCCTCCGGCGAGCTGGGCCTGTCCGAGCATCTGGACGCCCGCTACATCGAGCGCCTGCAGCGCTTCAAGCGCTTCATCGACAAGGTCCGCGAGCAGTGCGCCGGCAGCGACCCAATCGGTGCGCTGCGCAGCATGGTGATGGACATCGACTACGAGAACTGGCTGCGGCAGAACGCCTCCAGCGACAAGATCGCCGACTTCCGCATGGGCAACGTCTGGTTCCTCATCGAAGCGCTGAAGAACACCCTGGAACGCGACGAAGAAGGCGACATGACCATCGAGCAGGCCATCGCCAAGCTGGTGCTGCGCGACATGCTCGAGCGCCAGCAGGAAGAGGAAGAAGGCGCCGACGGCGTGCAGATGATGACCCTGCACGCCTCCAAGGGCCTGGAATTCCCCTACGTGTTCATTCTCGGCGTGGAAGAGGAAATCCTCCCGCACCGCTCCAGCATCGAGGCTGACACCATCGAGGAAGAGCGGCGTCTGGCCTACGTGGGCATCACCCGGGCGAAAAAGAACCTGGCGATGACCTTCGCCGCCAAGCGCAAGCAGTACGGCGAGATCATCGACTGCTCGCCCAGCCGCTTCCTCGACGAGCTGCCGCCCGAGGACCTGGTCTGGGAAGGCCAGGAAGACGCGCCGCAGGAGGTCAAGGTGGCCAAGGGCAACTCGGCGCTGGCGGATATCCGGGCGATGCTCAAGCGCTGA
- a CDS encoding xanthine phosphoribosyltransferase, producing the protein MNTLKDKIRSEGIVLSEQVLKVDAFLNHQIDPALMKLIGHEFAERFKNQGITKIVTIEASGIAPAVMAGLELGIPVIFARKFQSLTLKNDLLISKVFSFTKQTESTIAISAKHLTAADHVLVVDDFLANGHAAKALIDLIQQAGASVAGLGIVIEKSFQEGRALLESEGYRVESLARVKSLANGQVEFLED; encoded by the coding sequence GTGAACACTCTCAAAGACAAAATTCGCAGCGAAGGCATCGTTCTTTCCGAACAGGTCCTCAAGGTAGACGCCTTCCTCAACCACCAGATCGACCCGGCGCTGATGAAGTTGATCGGCCACGAGTTCGCCGAACGCTTCAAGAACCAGGGCATCACCAAGATCGTCACCATCGAGGCCTCGGGCATCGCCCCGGCGGTCATGGCCGGCCTCGAGCTGGGCATCCCGGTGATCTTCGCCCGCAAGTTCCAGTCGCTGACGCTGAAGAACGACCTGCTGATCTCCAAGGTCTTCTCTTTCACCAAGCAGACCGAAAGCACCATCGCCATCTCCGCCAAGCACCTGACCGCCGCCGACCACGTGCTGGTGGTGGACGACTTCCTCGCCAACGGCCATGCCGCCAAGGCGCTGATCGACCTGATCCAGCAGGCGGGCGCCAGCGTCGCCGGTCTGGGCATCGTCATCGAGAAGTCTTTCCAGGAAGGCCGCGCCCTGCTGGAAAGCGAAGGCTACCGTGTGGAATCCCTGGCTCGCGTGAAGTCCCTGGCCAACGGCCAGGTCGAGTTCCTCGAGGACTGA
- a CDS encoding DUF2790 domain-containing protein, whose amino-acid sequence MKALIALILTTLFVAACGTVPAHDRPDVHRVISITDTQQECGIVPVTMVYEDAQAQQHELHYQVWANGCSGD is encoded by the coding sequence ATGAAAGCGCTGATCGCCCTGATCCTCACCACCCTGTTCGTCGCCGCCTGCGGTACCGTGCCGGCCCACGACAGGCCCGACGTGCACCGGGTCATTTCCATCACCGATACCCAGCAGGAATGCGGCATCGTGCCGGTGACCATGGTCTACGAAGACGCCCAGGCCCAGCAGCACGAGTTGCACTACCAGGTGTGGGCCAATGGCTGCAGCGGCGACTGA
- a CDS encoding putative bifunctional diguanylate cyclase/phosphodiesterase → MAASVEPTRLLLLAEAPQWAQLLRGHLAALGQGYSLITAPSWQAASSLFDEDQVGLVLATPGKLPSAHQCHLPLVLLLEREPAQEPVGVADYLVAESLSVEVLRRTLRYVRERTSLQNTLQSLAEQDPLTGIANRQGFQTLLAARLSESEGRGLALGHLDLDNFRHVNDALGHQAGDRLILQVVARLKAHLDNGDDIARLGSDEFALLLDTRRDPARVEKIAELIVESLGEPYWVEGESLLLGCSLGVAHARAGEAADPLLWHAHIAMQQAKSRQGCTFHVFDERINRGARSLADLESELRRALRRDELELHYQPRLDLHSGQIVGLEALVRWRHPERGLLTPGDFVPLAEESGLIVPLGYWVISRALRDMQWLRGRGLPPLHMAVNLSFRQFQDSQLLPTLERLIRERGVDAQWLEFELTETAVMRRSDQVQQTMQALGRLGVRFSLDDFGTGFSSFVHLSSLPITLLKIDKSFVGDMHERPENLQLVKAMINLAHNLNLEVVAEGVETIAQQDELRQFGCDQVQGYWISRPLPLAELARFLVFGANRALRLQDSVS, encoded by the coding sequence TTGGCAGCGTCGGTCGAACCAACGCGCCTGCTCCTGCTGGCGGAAGCGCCGCAGTGGGCCCAGCTACTGCGCGGGCATCTGGCCGCGTTGGGGCAGGGCTATTCGCTGATCACGGCCCCGTCCTGGCAGGCCGCCAGCAGCCTGTTCGATGAAGATCAGGTCGGCCTGGTGCTCGCCACGCCCGGCAAATTGCCGTCCGCCCACCAATGCCACCTGCCGCTGGTCCTGCTGCTGGAGCGCGAGCCCGCGCAAGAGCCGGTTGGCGTTGCCGATTACCTGGTGGCCGAATCCCTCAGCGTCGAAGTCCTGCGCCGTACCCTGCGTTACGTGCGTGAGCGCACCTCGCTGCAGAACACCCTGCAGAGCCTGGCCGAACAGGACCCGCTGACCGGCATCGCCAACCGCCAGGGCTTCCAGACCCTGCTCGCCGCCCGTCTCAGCGAGAGCGAAGGGCGCGGCCTGGCGCTGGGCCACCTGGACCTGGACAACTTCCGCCACGTCAACGACGCTCTCGGCCACCAGGCCGGCGACCGCCTGATCCTGCAGGTGGTGGCGCGCCTGAAGGCGCACCTGGACAACGGCGACGACATTGCCCGCCTGGGTAGCGACGAGTTCGCCCTGCTGCTGGACACCCGCCGCGACCCGGCGCGGGTGGAGAAGATTGCCGAGCTGATCGTCGAATCCCTGGGCGAACCCTACTGGGTCGAGGGCGAAAGCCTGTTGCTGGGCTGCAGCCTGGGTGTGGCCCATGCCCGCGCCGGCGAAGCGGCCGACCCGCTGTTGTGGCACGCGCACATTGCCATGCAGCAGGCCAAGTCGCGCCAGGGCTGCACCTTCCACGTCTTCGACGAACGCATCAACCGCGGCGCGCGCAGCCTGGCCGACCTGGAAAGCGAACTGCGCCGGGCGTTGCGCCGCGACGAACTGGAACTGCACTACCAGCCGCGCCTGGACCTGCACAGCGGGCAGATCGTCGGCCTCGAAGCGCTGGTGCGCTGGCGCCACCCCGAGCGCGGCCTGCTGACGCCGGGCGACTTCGTGCCGCTGGCCGAGGAAAGCGGGCTGATCGTGCCGCTGGGCTACTGGGTCATCTCCCGTGCCCTGCGCGACATGCAATGGCTGCGCGGGCGTGGCCTGCCGCCGCTGCACATGGCGGTGAACCTGTCGTTCCGCCAGTTCCAGGACAGCCAGTTGCTGCCGACCCTGGAGCGCCTGATCCGCGAGCGCGGCGTCGACGCGCAGTGGCTGGAGTTCGAGCTCACCGAAACCGCCGTGATGCGCCGCAGCGACCAGGTCCAGCAGACCATGCAGGCCCTCGGCCGCCTGGGCGTGCGCTTCTCGCTGGACGATTTCGGCACCGGCTTCTCGTCCTTCGTGCACCTGAGCAGCCTGCCCATCACCCTGCTGAAGATCGACAAGAGCTTCGTCGGCGACATGCACGAGCGCCCGGAAAACCTGCAACTGGTGAAGGCCATGATCAACCTGGCGCACAACCTGAACCTGGAAGTGGTCGCCGAGGGCGTCGAGACCATCGCCCAGCAGGACGAGCTGCGCCAGTTCGGCTGCGACCAGGTGCAGGGCTACTGGATCAGCCGCCCATTGCCGCTCGCGGAGCTGGCGCGGTTCCTGGTGTTCGGCGCCAACCGCGCGCTGCGCCTGCAGGACTCGGTCAGCTAG
- a CDS encoding NorM family multidrug efflux MATE transporter yields MKRLYRDELAAILRLAGPLIAAQLAYVAMVFTDTVMMGKLGREALAAGGLGASTYALVSTFCVGVVAATGNLVAIRHGAKDARGVVEATQAGLWIGGALALLAGLLLWNLGPILIAFGQAPETVAGTMSFLHSIVFALPGYMAFMVLRGFTSAIERPGPVMAISLIGALANFALNYAFIEGLFGLPRLGLAGIGMVTAVVMNALPVIFALYLRWHRAYAPYPLLTGLSKPDLRVIGESLRLGISIGGTYAVESGMFTVATLCMGVIGSTALAAHQIAIQSVYVAFMVPMGISYAVTFRIGQHYGAGRLVEARRAGRLGIGFGASCMFAFAALFWLAPELVIGLFIDHNDPANREVVQLAVSLLAIAAWFELFDGTQCIAMGAIRGLKDARTTFLVGLAGYWLVGVPMALLLAFPLGWGPSGVWWGLASGLACAAIGLTLAFEAKTSRLLRPHTAGAGLAVLADR; encoded by the coding sequence ATGAAACGCCTGTACCGTGACGAACTTGCCGCCATCCTTCGCCTCGCCGGCCCGCTGATCGCCGCGCAACTGGCCTACGTGGCCATGGTGTTCACCGACACCGTGATGATGGGCAAGCTCGGCCGCGAGGCGCTGGCCGCTGGCGGGCTGGGCGCGTCGACCTATGCGCTGGTGTCGACCTTCTGCGTCGGCGTGGTGGCGGCCACCGGCAACCTGGTGGCGATCCGGCATGGCGCGAAGGACGCGCGCGGCGTGGTGGAAGCGACCCAGGCCGGCCTGTGGATCGGTGGCGCGCTGGCGCTGCTGGCGGGCCTGCTGCTGTGGAACCTCGGGCCGATCCTGATCGCCTTCGGCCAGGCGCCGGAAACGGTCGCGGGCACCATGAGTTTTCTGCACAGCATCGTCTTCGCCCTGCCCGGCTACATGGCTTTCATGGTGCTGCGCGGCTTCACCAGCGCCATCGAACGGCCGGGCCCGGTCATGGCCATCAGCCTGATCGGCGCGCTGGCCAACTTCGCCTTGAACTACGCCTTCATCGAAGGCCTGTTCGGCCTGCCGCGCCTGGGGCTGGCGGGCATCGGCATGGTCACTGCGGTGGTGATGAACGCGCTGCCGGTGATCTTCGCCCTGTACCTGCGCTGGCACCGGGCGTATGCGCCCTACCCGCTGCTGACCGGGCTGTCGAAGCCGGACCTCAGGGTGATCGGCGAATCCCTGCGCCTGGGCATTTCCATCGGCGGCACCTACGCGGTGGAGTCGGGCATGTTCACCGTGGCGACCCTGTGCATGGGCGTGATCGGCAGCACCGCGCTGGCGGCGCACCAGATCGCCATCCAGTCGGTGTACGTGGCCTTCATGGTGCCCATGGGGATTTCCTACGCGGTGACCTTCCGCATCGGCCAGCACTACGGCGCCGGCCGGCTGGTCGAGGCGCGCCGCGCCGGCCGGCTGGGCATAGGCTTCGGCGCCAGCTGCATGTTCGCCTTCGCCGCGCTGTTCTGGCTCGCGCCGGAGCTGGTCATCGGCCTGTTCATCGACCACAACGACCCGGCCAACCGCGAGGTGGTGCAGCTGGCCGTCAGCCTGCTGGCCATCGCCGCGTGGTTCGAGCTGTTCGACGGCACCCAGTGCATCGCGATGGGCGCAATCCGTGGCCTGAAGGATGCGCGTACTACCTTCCTCGTCGGGCTGGCGGGCTACTGGCTGGTGGGCGTGCCGATGGCGCTGCTGCTGGCCTTCCCGCTGGGCTGGGGGCCGAGTGGCGTGTGGTGGGGGTTGGCCTCCGGGCTGGCCTGCGCGGCCATCGGGCTGACGCTGGCGTTCGAGGCTAAGACCTCGCGCCTGCTGCGCCCGCACACGGCCGGCGCGGGCCTGGCTGTGCTGGCTGACCGCTAG
- a CDS encoding cupin domain-containing protein → MDVGARLQAIRKLKGLSQRELAKRAGVTNSTISMIEKNSVSPSISSLKKVLGGIPMSLVEFFSLDLEQSSNTPVVYKADELSDLSSGSIIMKLIGKDYPSRAITLLDETYPPGSDTGDDMYAHEGEETGVLVEGRLELTVGDETFVLECGDSYYFDSTKPHRFRNPFEAPARLISATTPANF, encoded by the coding sequence TTGGACGTCGGTGCTCGTCTGCAAGCCATCCGTAAGCTCAAAGGTTTGTCCCAGCGCGAACTCGCCAAACGGGCGGGTGTTACCAACAGCACAATCTCGATGATCGAGAAGAACAGCGTCAGCCCCTCCATCAGCTCGCTGAAGAAAGTGCTGGGTGGTATTCCGATGTCCCTCGTGGAGTTCTTCTCCCTGGACCTGGAACAGAGCAGCAACACTCCTGTGGTCTACAAGGCAGACGAACTCAGCGACCTGTCCAGCGGCTCGATCATCATGAAGCTGATCGGCAAGGACTACCCCAGCCGCGCCATCACCCTGCTCGACGAGACCTACCCGCCAGGCTCCGACACCGGTGACGACATGTACGCCCACGAAGGCGAAGAGACCGGCGTACTGGTCGAAGGTCGCCTGGAGCTGACCGTTGGCGACGAGACCTTCGTCCTCGAATGCGGTGACAGCTACTATTTCGACAGCACCAAGCCGCACCGCTTCCGCAATCCGTTCGAAGCCCCGGCGCGGCTGATCAGCGCGACCACACCGGCAAATTTTTGA
- a CDS encoding c-type cytochrome: protein MNLIRKILAAQAAVLALWAVSVQAATNDDAIAKRLEPVGKVCVQGKECEGVGAVASAGGGGAPRSGEEIVGKVCTNCHGSGLLGAPKVGDKADWGKRAKEQGGLDGLLAKAISGVNAMPPKGTCADCSDDELKAAIHHMSGL, encoded by the coding sequence GTGAACCTGATTAGAAAAATCCTGGCAGCCCAAGCTGCCGTACTGGCCCTGTGGGCAGTGAGCGTTCAGGCCGCGACCAACGATGACGCCATTGCCAAGCGTCTCGAACCTGTCGGCAAAGTCTGCGTCCAGGGCAAGGAATGCGAAGGCGTTGGCGCCGTAGCTTCTGCCGGTGGTGGCGGTGCTCCGCGTTCGGGTGAAGAGATTGTCGGCAAGGTCTGCACCAACTGCCACGGCAGCGGCCTGCTGGGCGCGCCGAAAGTCGGCGACAAGGCTGACTGGGGCAAGCGTGCGAAAGAGCAGGGCGGCCTCGACGGCCTGCTGGCCAAGGCCATCTCGGGTGTCAACGCCATGCCGCCCAAGGGCACTTGCGCTGATTGCTCCGATGACGAGCTGAAAGCTGCGATTCACCACATGTCCGGCCTGTAA